In Aurantimicrobium minutum, the following proteins share a genomic window:
- the mtrA gene encoding MtrAB system response regulator MtrA — protein MSARILVVDDDAALAEMVGIVLEGEGFTPTFCADGAEALAAFRESKPDLVLLDLMLPGFDGIEVCGQIRQESGIPIIMLTAKGDATDVVAGLEAGADDYMVKPFNPGELVARIRTRLRSMAPAAATAQTLRIGDLTIDVDGHEVKREGKAINLTPLEFDLLVALASKPQQVFTREMLLEKVWGYQYKADTRLVNVHVQRLRSKVEFDADNPTIVTTVRGIGYRAGAVI, from the coding sequence ATGAGTGCACGCATTCTGGTAGTCGATGACGACGCCGCACTAGCTGAAATGGTCGGCATCGTGTTAGAAGGTGAAGGTTTCACGCCCACCTTCTGTGCAGATGGTGCTGAAGCGCTCGCCGCTTTCCGGGAAAGTAAGCCCGACCTCGTGCTACTGGATTTGATGCTCCCAGGCTTTGACGGGATTGAAGTCTGTGGTCAGATTCGTCAAGAATCGGGCATTCCCATCATCATGCTCACCGCTAAGGGGGACGCTACGGACGTGGTTGCTGGTTTAGAAGCCGGCGCAGATGACTACATGGTCAAGCCTTTCAACCCGGGTGAACTAGTGGCACGTATTCGCACGCGTCTTCGCTCCATGGCGCCTGCAGCTGCCACAGCGCAGACTTTGCGTATTGGTGATCTCACCATTGATGTCGATGGTCACGAGGTCAAGCGTGAGGGCAAAGCCATCAACCTCACGCCTTTGGAGTTTGACTTGTTGGTAGCTTTGGCGTCCAAGCCACAGCAGGTTTTCACTCGCGAGATGCTCTTAGAAAAAGTGTGGGGATACCAATACAAGGCAGATACACGTTTGGTGAATGTTCACGTGCAGCGCCTGCGCAGCAAAGTGGAATTTGATGCAGATAACCCCACCATCGTCACGACCGTGCGCGGCATTGGTTACCGTGCCGGAGCTGTGATCTAA
- a CDS encoding ComF family protein, producing the protein MSSETIREWVANACREALSLVLPVSCAGCGELDYNLCPACQAVLVPELQYRELFDPVAKLRLPLWYSMELTQVSSSVLHEFKEQGRTSVAKHLARPFVSALQAAYAAGSAESSSTSVHITWVVPPSSRANFRQRGYVPITVLAQAAGVRPQRLLVNTRRRVDQSVLGRMERFENMRGSFRTNKNLDGRSVIILDDVLTTGATLQECARALRAEGANVIGAAVLAYTPKNFQDTRRKNA; encoded by the coding sequence ATGAGCAGTGAAACAATCCGTGAATGGGTAGCTAACGCGTGCAGAGAGGCACTCTCGTTAGTTCTGCCGGTAAGTTGCGCGGGATGCGGTGAACTCGATTACAACTTGTGCCCTGCGTGCCAAGCTGTGTTGGTTCCTGAACTTCAATACCGTGAACTCTTTGACCCAGTTGCGAAGCTCAGGCTTCCTCTGTGGTATTCCATGGAGCTTACGCAAGTGTCCAGTTCTGTCCTGCATGAATTCAAAGAGCAAGGCAGAACCTCTGTGGCTAAACACCTAGCTAGGCCTTTCGTGTCAGCACTGCAGGCTGCCTATGCAGCTGGCAGTGCTGAAAGTTCAAGCACTTCTGTGCACATCACCTGGGTGGTTCCGCCCAGCAGCAGGGCAAACTTCAGGCAACGTGGGTATGTCCCCATCACGGTCTTGGCGCAGGCAGCTGGTGTGAGACCTCAGCGTTTGCTGGTGAACACTCGACGACGCGTCGATCAATCCGTCTTGGGCAGGATGGAACGTTTTGAGAATATGCGTGGTTCATTTCGAACAAACAAGAACCTTGACGGACGCTCCGTCATCATCCTCGATGATGTTTTGACCACGGGGGCAACCTTGCAGGAATGTGCACGGGCTCTGCGTGCCGAGGGCGCCAACGTCATTGGTGCAGCGGTGTTGGCTTACACGCCAAAAAACTTTCAGGACACTCGCAGAAAAAATGCGTGA
- a CDS encoding phosphomannomutase/phosphoglucomutase, with translation MTKNAVESLRSIVKAYDVRGLVGEQLTEEMVEALAAGFVDEINGAGADIVVGHDMRDSSPGFAQAFARGAQARGANVVNLGLCSTDETYFASGSWNAPAAMFTASHNPAAYNGIKFSRAGAQGISLDTGLAAIRDRACDYLENGIPSVATPGTYREVDVLAEYAGYLRSLVALSGIRPIRVVVDAGNGMGGMTVPAVLGTAAGLSALPIEIIPMYFELDGNFPNHEANPLEPKNLVDLQKAVVEHGADLGLAFDGDADRCFVVDEKGAPVTPSAVSAIVALREIARAKAATPDEEIFVIHNLISSNIVKETIIGAGATPVRTRVGHSLIKDQMAATGAVFGGEHSAHYYFSNFWGADNGMLAAMHVLAEFGHQDKPLSEFAAKFMPYAISGEINSTVSDVAEATQRVRNAFAARGTEDSLDGMTITGTTAEGETFWWFSVRPSNTEPLLRLNVEAGDEATMVAIRDEVLALIRA, from the coding sequence ATGACTAAAAACGCAGTGGAGAGCCTCCGTTCTATCGTGAAGGCCTATGACGTTCGAGGCCTTGTGGGGGAGCAGCTCACCGAAGAAATGGTGGAAGCGCTCGCCGCTGGTTTTGTTGATGAGATTAACGGTGCAGGGGCAGATATTGTCGTCGGTCACGACATGCGTGACTCTTCGCCCGGTTTTGCTCAGGCTTTTGCTCGTGGTGCCCAGGCCCGTGGCGCAAACGTAGTGAATCTTGGTTTGTGCTCTACAGACGAGACGTATTTTGCATCTGGTTCGTGGAATGCTCCAGCTGCGATGTTTACTGCCAGCCACAACCCAGCTGCTTATAACGGTATTAAGTTCTCTCGTGCAGGTGCTCAAGGAATCAGCTTGGATACTGGCTTGGCCGCCATTCGCGACCGAGCCTGTGACTACCTCGAAAACGGAATTCCTAGCGTTGCAACTCCAGGAACCTATCGTGAGGTTGATGTCCTGGCGGAATACGCCGGATACCTGCGTTCCCTCGTTGCTCTTTCAGGTATTCGCCCCATCCGTGTAGTTGTTGACGCAGGTAATGGAATGGGCGGAATGACAGTTCCTGCAGTATTGGGAACTGCAGCAGGTTTATCTGCTTTGCCTATTGAGATCATTCCGATGTATTTCGAACTGGATGGGAACTTCCCCAACCACGAAGCCAACCCGCTGGAGCCTAAGAATTTGGTTGACCTACAAAAAGCAGTTGTTGAGCATGGTGCAGATCTAGGTCTCGCATTTGATGGGGATGCTGACCGGTGCTTCGTCGTGGATGAAAAGGGTGCCCCTGTCACTCCTTCTGCTGTTTCTGCCATCGTTGCCCTGCGAGAAATTGCACGAGCTAAAGCCGCAACCCCCGATGAAGAAATCTTTGTCATTCACAATCTCATCTCCTCGAACATTGTGAAAGAAACAATTATTGGTGCTGGAGCAACTCCAGTTCGCACCCGAGTTGGCCACTCCTTGATCAAGGATCAAATGGCAGCCACCGGTGCCGTCTTTGGTGGTGAACACTCGGCTCACTATTACTTCAGTAACTTCTGGGGTGCAGACAACGGCATGCTGGCAGCAATGCATGTCCTGGCAGAGTTTGGCCACCAGGACAAGCCACTATCTGAGTTCGCAGCTAAGTTCATGCCCTATGCCATCAGTGGAGAAATTAATTCCACTGTGAGCGACGTGGCAGAGGCAACTCAGCGCGTTCGCAATGCGTTTGCAGCACGTGGCACCGAAGACTCCTTGGATGGCATGACCATCACTGGTACCACTGCCGAAGGCGAAACGTTCTGGTGGTTCTCTGTGCGTCCCTCCAACACGGAGCCCTTATTGCGCTTGAACGTTGAGGCAGGGGATGAGGCAACCATGGTTGCGATCCGTGATGAAGTTCTTGCGCTGATTCGCGCCTAG
- a CDS encoding GerMN domain-containing protein produces MMSSSLKRSLAALLSLLCVVVLAACSGIPRSSGVNQGSAVVPVENDAIEFLPAGPIQNGSIEQILRGFIEASSSPVSDYAIARQFLTPEFASAWDATTAVNVDSGLRTVSQTGENTGRLVFALTAQVGAQGNYAEINPAVSTTFEYTFQQVDGQWRISAAPNGVVIDRFTFDQVYQSHPLYFFDSTNTMLVPDVRFFPAGASASTRITKALLAGPSQWLAANGAVQTSFPEGTALVADTVPVTRGVAKVDLNAAALSADPAVIRRMKQQTSASLQSVATINSVDLLVDGAVLNNSISDSASDVMPPPIDSRPLVLTAKDFGYWDGTKIDTYGAFANVMIQSQPSAISIGTMTNIAATLTSQGVSLVRNGTAQLVDSRPGLIAPTVDNFGYVWSVPADQPSKLQAISTDGKIQQVDTSWASADRILSLSLSHDGTQVVALLETNGSYQLVASALVRGERSIPVALGPLFTQTLSDGTPVSVAWVDATTIATVTVNSAGIGLVRAQEIGGQSKELSSITEGTPQSMAGANTISGLRVLTSSGILLSLRGGTQWQTAVSGVTTLAVQQ; encoded by the coding sequence ATGATGTCTTCCTCGCTCAAGCGTTCATTAGCGGCGCTGTTGTCGTTGTTGTGTGTTGTTGTACTCGCTGCCTGTTCGGGCATTCCTCGCTCGAGTGGAGTCAATCAAGGCTCTGCTGTGGTTCCTGTCGAAAACGACGCCATCGAATTCCTTCCAGCAGGTCCCATCCAGAACGGCAGCATTGAGCAAATTCTGCGCGGATTCATTGAGGCATCCTCGTCACCAGTGAGTGACTACGCGATTGCTCGACAATTCCTTACCCCGGAGTTTGCATCAGCCTGGGATGCCACCACCGCGGTGAATGTTGACTCAGGGCTGCGCACCGTTTCACAAACCGGAGAAAACACAGGTCGACTGGTCTTCGCCCTGACAGCACAAGTTGGTGCTCAAGGTAACTACGCCGAAATCAATCCTGCTGTTTCCACCACCTTTGAGTACACCTTCCAGCAGGTTGATGGTCAATGGCGTATTAGTGCAGCTCCCAACGGAGTGGTCATTGACCGTTTCACTTTTGATCAGGTGTACCAATCACACCCGCTCTACTTCTTTGATTCCACCAACACCATGCTGGTGCCAGATGTGCGATTCTTCCCTGCCGGTGCTTCGGCCAGCACGCGCATCACGAAAGCTCTGCTTGCGGGGCCCTCACAGTGGTTAGCGGCCAATGGTGCCGTGCAGACTTCCTTTCCTGAAGGAACGGCCCTCGTTGCCGACACAGTTCCGGTCACACGCGGCGTGGCCAAGGTTGATTTGAATGCTGCTGCATTGTCAGCGGATCCTGCGGTGATTCGCCGGATGAAGCAGCAAACCTCAGCAAGCCTGCAATCAGTTGCCACCATCAACTCGGTTGATCTACTTGTTGATGGAGCGGTATTGAATAACTCCATCAGTGACTCTGCTAGTGATGTCATGCCACCACCTATTGATTCACGGCCATTGGTACTGACAGCCAAAGATTTTGGATACTGGGATGGTACAAAGATTGACACCTATGGCGCTTTCGCGAACGTCATGATACAGAGCCAACCCAGTGCCATTTCCATTGGCACAATGACAAACATTGCGGCCACGCTAACTTCCCAAGGTGTTTCCCTCGTTCGCAACGGAACTGCTCAACTCGTGGATTCTCGCCCCGGCTTGATTGCCCCCACCGTTGATAACTTCGGTTACGTCTGGTCTGTTCCTGCCGATCAACCCAGCAAACTGCAAGCCATCAGTACTGATGGAAAGATTCAACAGGTCGACACATCCTGGGCATCCGCTGACCGAATTCTGTCATTATCTCTTTCCCATGACGGAACTCAGGTTGTTGCTCTCTTGGAGACCAATGGCAGTTATCAACTAGTTGCTAGCGCCCTAGTCAGGGGTGAAAGATCAATACCTGTGGCCCTAGGTCCACTCTTTACACAAACCCTTTCAGATGGGACTCCTGTTAGCGTGGCTTGGGTGGATGCCACCACCATTGCGACGGTCACCGTCAACTCTGCCGGGATAGGACTTGTCCGTGCCCAAGAAATTGGTGGTCAGAGTAAAGAGCTCAGCTCCATCACTGAAGGGACCCCACAGTCCATGGCTGGGGCCAACACAATTTCTGGTTTACGCGTTCTCACCTCAAGCGGAATACTGCTTTCATTGCGTGGTGGAACCCAGTGGCAAACCGCTGTGAGCGGTGTCACTACCCTCGCTGTTCAGCAGTAG
- a CDS encoding DUF3499 family protein, which produces MERLCTKGRCKQPAEYSLTYDYEDKLAVLGPLSPQPESLAHDLCRKHAVGFVSPQGWQQLRHIDLTND; this is translated from the coding sequence ATGGAACGTCTGTGTACGAAGGGTCGCTGCAAGCAGCCAGCAGAGTATTCACTCACCTATGACTACGAAGACAAACTGGCCGTCTTGGGACCACTCTCGCCCCAGCCAGAGTCCCTCGCGCATGATTTATGCCGTAAACATGCAGTGGGCTTTGTCTCGCCTCAAGGGTGGCAGCAACTGCGTCACATAGACTTAACCAATGACTAA
- a CDS encoding metallopeptidase family protein, which produces MDSPFATSVPNRGLSRDRHGRGMRGPVTGPHLPQLRGRYETFMMTVAHTVDYLRSMWAEELADVHFDVAPTPPRVSVNGVVERWKVDHERRRIVLYRVPIQRMSKLHKDDALHRQMMVESVVFRAVAELLGKDPWDLGPERLRP; this is translated from the coding sequence ATGGATAGCCCGTTTGCGACCTCAGTGCCCAACAGGGGACTTAGTCGTGACCGTCATGGCCGCGGAATGCGCGGCCCGGTGACGGGCCCCCACCTTCCCCAACTGCGGGGGCGGTATGAAACATTCATGATGACCGTGGCACACACGGTTGATTATTTACGCAGTATGTGGGCGGAAGAATTAGCAGATGTACATTTCGATGTGGCGCCCACACCCCCTCGTGTATCCGTTAACGGTGTCGTGGAGCGCTGGAAGGTTGATCACGAGCGCCGGCGAATAGTGCTCTATCGCGTGCCGATTCAACGCATGAGCAAACTGCACAAAGACGATGCACTCCACCGCCAGATGATGGTCGAAAGTGTTGTCTTTCGGGCCGTGGCCGAGTTGTTAGGCAAAGACCCCTGGGATTTAGGCCCAGAACGCTTACGCCCCTAA
- the hpf gene encoding ribosome hibernation-promoting factor, HPF/YfiA family, which yields MTFLSKQDYISNNIDWRERTRPKVGRKRQLREVIMELNFIARHTEITDRFRNYVTEKVDKIEKLADRPLELDVTVSKHHGGKGLVGGDHVELTLVEAGPVVRAASDGEDKYAAFDLAMGRMMEQLRRARDKKKVHHNGHQKPLSIHEASADAFAQVDVVPATPEDIERIAKEVQATKPSAAA from the coding sequence GTGACATTTTTATCTAAACAGGACTACATTTCAAACAACATCGATTGGCGTGAAAGGACTCGCCCAAAAGTTGGGCGTAAACGCCAACTACGGGAGGTCATCATGGAACTGAACTTCATCGCTCGTCACACCGAAATCACCGACCGATTCCGTAACTACGTCACCGAGAAGGTCGACAAGATTGAGAAGCTGGCAGATCGCCCCCTCGAACTCGATGTAACCGTCAGTAAACATCACGGCGGAAAAGGCCTGGTAGGTGGTGATCATGTGGAGCTCACCCTCGTAGAAGCCGGACCAGTCGTTCGTGCTGCTTCAGACGGCGAGGACAAATATGCCGCCTTTGATCTGGCCATGGGCCGCATGATGGAACAGCTGCGCCGTGCCAGGGATAAGAAGAAGGTCCACCACAACGGCCACCAAAAGCCACTGTCGATTCATGAAGCAAGCGCTGACGCCTTTGCTCAGGTCGATGTCGTTCCTGCCACTCCAGAAGATATTGAGCGGATAGCCAAAGAAGTGCAGGCCACGAAGCCG
- the ahcY gene encoding adenosylhomocysteinase: MSSSTSSAISAAMNLEFKVADISLAEAGRHQIRLAENEMPGLMALREEFGPTQPLKGARIAGSLHMTVQTAVLIETLVSLGAQVRWASCNIFSTQDEAAAAIAVGPTGTPQSPAGVPVFAWKGETLEEYWWCTERIFDWSAEAQAAGESWIGPNLILDDGGDATLLVHKGRQFELAGAVPATSSQDSAEYAVILDLLRKTLSETPTRWQTTAAEIIGVTEETTTGVHRLYELFAQQELLFPAINVNDSVTKSKFDNKYGIRHSLPDGLNRATDVLIGGKVAFVAGYGDVGKGSAEALRGQGARVIVSEIDPICALQAAMDGYQVDTLENVVDQVDIFVTTTGNKDVIRLEHLLEMKHQAIVANVGHFDNEIDMVALENLPGAEKVEIKPQVHEWRMPSGRSILVLSEGRLMNLGNATGHPSFVMSNSFANQVLAQMELYVRRENYPVGVFVLPKHLDEKVARLHLDALGVTLTSLTPEQAAYIGVPVEGPYKVDHYRY; encoded by the coding sequence ATGAGCTCATCAACTTCTTCTGCCATTTCTGCTGCCATGAATCTTGAATTCAAAGTCGCAGACATCTCCCTTGCTGAAGCAGGACGTCACCAGATTCGTCTGGCAGAAAATGAGATGCCCGGTTTGATGGCACTGCGTGAAGAGTTTGGGCCCACCCAGCCCCTCAAGGGTGCTCGCATTGCAGGAAGCCTGCACATGACCGTGCAGACAGCTGTGTTGATTGAAACGCTGGTGTCCTTGGGTGCACAGGTTCGTTGGGCTAGCTGCAACATTTTCTCCACCCAGGATGAAGCCGCTGCAGCAATTGCTGTGGGTCCCACCGGAACGCCCCAATCTCCAGCAGGTGTCCCTGTGTTTGCCTGGAAGGGCGAGACCCTCGAGGAATACTGGTGGTGCACCGAGCGCATCTTTGACTGGTCGGCAGAAGCCCAGGCCGCGGGAGAATCTTGGATTGGCCCGAACCTCATCCTGGATGACGGCGGGGATGCAACCCTTCTCGTTCACAAAGGTCGCCAATTCGAACTAGCAGGGGCAGTCCCCGCAACCTCCTCCCAGGACAGCGCTGAATACGCTGTGATTCTTGACCTCCTGCGTAAGACACTGAGCGAAACCCCAACCAGGTGGCAAACCACTGCAGCTGAGATTATTGGCGTCACTGAAGAAACCACTACCGGTGTTCACCGTCTCTATGAGCTCTTCGCACAGCAAGAACTTCTGTTCCCCGCCATCAACGTCAACGACTCGGTCACCAAGAGTAAGTTCGATAACAAGTACGGCATCCGCCACTCATTGCCTGACGGTTTGAACCGTGCCACCGATGTTCTCATCGGCGGCAAGGTTGCCTTCGTCGCCGGTTATGGCGATGTGGGCAAGGGATCTGCTGAAGCATTACGTGGTCAAGGTGCCCGCGTGATTGTCAGCGAGATTGACCCCATTTGTGCCCTGCAGGCAGCCATGGATGGCTACCAGGTGGACACGTTGGAGAACGTCGTTGACCAGGTAGATATCTTCGTCACCACCACCGGAAACAAAGATGTCATTCGTCTTGAACACCTGCTCGAGATGAAGCACCAAGCCATTGTGGCCAATGTTGGTCACTTCGATAACGAAATCGACATGGTTGCCCTGGAAAATCTTCCGGGGGCCGAGAAGGTCGAAATCAAACCCCAGGTGCACGAATGGCGCATGCCTTCCGGGCGAAGCATTCTTGTTCTGTCTGAAGGTCGCCTGATGAACCTCGGCAATGCCACAGGCCACCCCTCATTTGTCATGAGCAACTCTTTTGCCAACCAGGTGCTGGCGCAAATGGAACTCTATGTTCGCCGCGAAAACTATCCCGTAGGAGTTTTTGTTCTGCCCAAGCATCTTGATGAAAAGGTGGCACGACTTCACTTGGACGCACTCGGGGTCACGCTCACCTCCCTCACTCCAGAGCAGGCTGCCTATATTGGTGTGCCAGTAGAGGGTCCCTACAAAGTTGACCATTACCGCTACTAA
- a CDS encoding DUF5719 family protein, with translation MTNKTKLVRAGVTGVTGIVSAGAVALGIVALVTVPIPGFVGTPPALSIAPVPAVQQRVCPGPLVDVLSRGTAAITFISNGQPEYAQASSVDNFDNSWLNAPDNQSGVVYGAPQVISVPPAASAEQAPLLAGNQEQLLVTESLSGLAAAACTEPANDLWLVGGSTEVGRTTLVMLANPTDVTATVTLEVFTENGYVEAANSDGIIVEPGEQRIVSLAGYAPDVYSPVVRVMSNGGQVLASLQQSVTRTLVPSGVEWVVPGAGLATQQIITGVFVTGQADHERSEIGDVISDLDPGIRVVAPGDKDSKVTVTLLSSTGEKTEYSAQLKAKKAVQLPLTGIEDGTYTVIVTSEQPIAAGVRTVQDSLTDATAAPGTPITGGDFAWMSSSSFLTDEILIPIPQGTAPTVTFYNPGRDTAEVTLSTQGQKDIVLSVKKGQMVTTPLMAATNYTVTGATGLLGGLSFSGPGLGSAIALNPANVLGSPITVYPR, from the coding sequence ATGACGAACAAAACTAAACTCGTCCGCGCTGGTGTAACCGGTGTCACCGGAATTGTGAGCGCTGGGGCTGTAGCTCTGGGAATTGTTGCCCTCGTGACGGTGCCGATTCCAGGCTTTGTGGGAACACCACCAGCGTTGAGCATTGCCCCTGTTCCTGCTGTGCAGCAGAGAGTGTGTCCTGGTCCTCTCGTAGATGTTCTCTCGCGAGGAACTGCAGCCATTACGTTCATTTCAAATGGTCAGCCTGAATATGCACAAGCCTCGAGTGTAGACAATTTTGATAATTCGTGGCTAAACGCACCAGATAACCAAAGCGGTGTTGTTTATGGCGCACCACAGGTTATCTCTGTGCCGCCTGCCGCTAGCGCAGAGCAGGCGCCTCTGCTTGCAGGAAACCAGGAACAACTCCTGGTAACAGAATCTCTTTCTGGTTTGGCTGCTGCGGCGTGTACAGAGCCAGCTAATGATTTGTGGCTTGTGGGTGGTTCGACGGAGGTTGGTCGCACAACACTGGTGATGTTAGCTAACCCCACGGATGTCACAGCCACTGTCACTCTGGAAGTGTTTACCGAGAATGGCTATGTTGAGGCGGCCAACTCTGACGGAATCATAGTTGAACCTGGGGAGCAACGTATCGTCTCACTTGCAGGGTATGCGCCCGATGTGTATTCACCTGTTGTGCGGGTGATGAGTAATGGAGGCCAAGTCCTCGCCAGCTTGCAGCAATCGGTTACACGCACCCTCGTTCCTTCCGGTGTTGAATGGGTTGTTCCCGGAGCTGGACTTGCAACACAGCAAATCATCACGGGAGTGTTTGTCACCGGTCAGGCTGATCACGAACGATCAGAGATTGGTGACGTGATCAGCGACCTTGATCCGGGTATCCGCGTTGTTGCTCCCGGTGACAAAGACAGCAAAGTCACGGTCACTCTGCTTTCTAGCACAGGAGAAAAAACAGAATACTCAGCCCAGCTCAAAGCAAAGAAAGCAGTCCAGCTGCCTCTCACCGGCATTGAAGATGGCACCTACACCGTGATTGTCACCAGTGAGCAGCCCATCGCAGCTGGTGTTCGAACAGTCCAGGATTCCCTCACGGATGCCACTGCTGCCCCAGGCACCCCCATTACTGGCGGTGACTTCGCGTGGATGAGTTCCAGTTCTTTCCTCACTGATGAAATCTTGATTCCTATCCCACAAGGAACCGCTCCGACGGTGACCTTCTACAACCCAGGACGCGACACAGCTGAGGTAACCCTGTCTACTCAAGGTCAAAAAGACATCGTGCTGAGCGTGAAAAAAGGTCAGATGGTGACTACTCCTTTGATGGCAGCCACCAACTACACCGTGACCGGCGCCACAGGCTTGCTGGGTGGACTCAGCTTCAGTGGTCCTGGCCTTGGTTCAGCCATCGCATTGAACCCAGCTAACGTGCTCGGTTCTCCCATCACGGTTTATCCTCGCTAA
- the mtrB gene encoding MtrAB system histidine kinase MtrB, whose translation MKVRRFDFFGLPSRIARLWRRSLQLRTVVVSMALSGLAIVLVGIYMSFSISNDLFASRLDQVLSESQRAQVAAQRIFDSADATDQASMQSVMNAARTAIRDASSSGLVAVYRVPDQEPNPLAPQNFSSTELTGGVISQELQEKVISNADQQFWQSVELPVAGTKVPGVVVGSQLDIPGAGLYELFIGYDFAQSEQTLQFIQQVLWFSGLGLLIMVGAIAWVVSRMVVTPLQNAAETSQRLAAGDLEVRIPVQGEDVVATLATSFNDMASSMQRQLTELADLSVMQQRFVSDVSHELRTPLTTIKLAGDVLFQERENFDDKTRRSTELLNAQVNRFEKLLSDLLEISRYDAGSVNLEPEPTNVAGLVQDVVGTMTTLAEQHGCDLSLMAPGGHFDADIDPRRVRRILMNLIGNAIEHGESKPIEVAVDSNATAVAISVRDHGVGMTTEQLENVFSRFWRADPSRQRTLGGTGLGLAISLEDTRIHNGQLDVWAAPGEGAIFRLTLPRDVDVPIAVSPLPLNPDERHDGEEQ comes from the coding sequence ATGAAGGTTCGACGTTTCGACTTCTTTGGACTGCCTTCGCGAATAGCGCGATTGTGGCGACGTTCACTGCAGCTACGAACCGTCGTGGTTTCGATGGCTCTCTCCGGTCTTGCCATTGTTTTGGTGGGAATTTACATGTCCTTCTCCATCAGCAACGACCTTTTTGCCTCCCGCCTCGACCAGGTGCTTTCAGAGTCTCAACGTGCACAAGTTGCAGCTCAACGCATCTTTGACTCAGCTGATGCAACCGATCAGGCCTCGATGCAATCGGTCATGAATGCGGCCAGAACCGCCATTCGTGATGCATCATCGAGTGGTTTGGTGGCGGTTTATCGAGTTCCCGACCAAGAACCTAACCCGCTTGCTCCGCAGAACTTTTCCAGCACGGAACTCACCGGTGGTGTGATCAGTCAGGAACTGCAGGAGAAAGTGATCTCCAATGCGGACCAACAGTTTTGGCAGTCTGTCGAATTACCTGTGGCGGGAACGAAAGTTCCCGGCGTTGTCGTTGGCTCGCAGCTCGATATTCCTGGTGCTGGCCTCTATGAACTCTTTATCGGCTATGACTTTGCCCAGTCTGAACAAACCCTTCAATTCATCCAGCAGGTTCTGTGGTTTTCTGGACTAGGTCTGTTGATCATGGTCGGTGCTATCGCCTGGGTGGTCTCGCGCATGGTGGTTACACCCTTGCAAAACGCTGCTGAGACCAGTCAGAGACTTGCTGCCGGTGATTTGGAAGTGCGCATTCCTGTTCAGGGCGAAGATGTTGTGGCAACGTTGGCAACTTCCTTCAATGACATGGCTAGCAGTATGCAACGTCAGCTCACAGAGCTCGCTGACCTGTCGGTTATGCAACAGCGGTTCGTCTCTGATGTTTCTCACGAACTTCGCACCCCGCTGACCACCATAAAACTTGCAGGCGATGTTCTCTTCCAGGAGCGAGAGAACTTCGACGATAAAACTCGGCGCAGTACTGAACTTCTCAATGCGCAGGTGAACCGCTTCGAGAAGTTGCTGTCGGACCTGCTTGAAATCAGCCGTTACGACGCAGGAAGTGTCAACCTCGAGCCAGAACCCACCAACGTTGCAGGTCTTGTTCAAGATGTGGTGGGAACGATGACCACTCTCGCTGAGCAGCACGGCTGCGATCTGTCGCTGATGGCACCCGGTGGTCACTTCGATGCCGACATTGATCCTCGTCGTGTTCGTCGCATCCTGATGAACCTCATTGGTAATGCCATTGAGCATGGTGAGAGCAAACCTATTGAAGTTGCCGTGGACAGCAATGCCACCGCGGTTGCAATTAGCGTGCGCGATCACGGTGTGGGTATGACCACCGAGCAGTTAGAGAATGTGTTCAGTCGCTTCTGGCGCGCAGATCCGTCCCGCCAAAGAACACTAGGTGGAACAGGCCTTGGATTAGCAATCTCACTCGAGGACACTCGCATTCACAACGGTCAACTGGATGTGTGGGCAGCCCCTGGCGAGGGTGCAATCTTCCGCCTAACGCTGCCTCGAGATGTTGATGTGCCCATTGCGGTCTCGCCACTGCCTTTGAACCCCGATGAGCGCCACGACGGGGAGGAGCAATGA